DNA sequence from the Leptospira kanakyensis genome:
AAATGATCTCGAGTAAGATTCTGGGATTTTTTTTGGATTCTTTTGCTGTATAACGAAATAATGCAGAGAGTAACCCCCATCCTGATTCAGACAATTTCATCTCCTTGGCAAATACGGAGACTTGCAAACCCCAAATCTGAATGTAATGGAGGAGTAAATCACCCTTCTCTGGAAAATAATTGTAAAACGTTGGTTCTGAAACTTCAGCGATTTCACAGAGATCTTTGATTTTTATGGAATCGAAATCCTTGGAATCAAACTCCGACAGGAAGGCAAAAATCAAATTTGTACGAGTTTTTGCAAATTTCCTCTCCTTTAACGGGAAACGAAGGAGGGAATCGGATGGGTATTTATGTTTTAGAGACAAGGCCATAATATGGCCGACTTATTTTTTATAGTCAACTATATTATTAGGAATCAAGACGGAAGTATGAACTTAATTTAAGAATTTTTCGGGTTTGAAGATTGGGGCTTGATGGGACGGGTTCGTTGTGGTAGAGGGAAACCATTGGGCGGCGGGTCTAGTTCCCCTCCCTATTTCAGGGCGGGGTGATCCTATCCGCGCGCAAAACCTAAACCCAACCCCCTATTTCTTCGCATGAGGATGGGCATTTCGATACACTTCTTTCAACCTGTCTCTCGAAACACTCAAATAAACTTGTGTTGAAGACAAAGAAGCATGACCGAGTAACTCTTGTACGGCGCGAATATCAGCACCGGCATTCAAAAGATCAGTAGCAAAGGTGTGTCGGAACTTATGGGGAGTGATGGCTTTTTCCATTCCCATCACAGTCCTTCGTTCTGATAAAATATAACGAATTCCGCGAGTGGTTAATTTCCCACCACGTTGGTTTAAAAAGATTTCTTCAGGGCCTGATGTCCCTCTTTCTTCTAAATAATCTCGGAGTGCAGTTTGTGCCTCCTCACCAATAAATACGAAACGTTCCTTACGACGTTTTCCCATTACTTTAAGTGATGTTAATTCATGATTCAGATCGCTTAACTTGGCATTAACTAACTCAAATACACGAAGCCCCGTGCTGTACAATACTTCCACGATGGCTTTGTCTCTCTTTCCAAGCACTTCGGCTTTTTCACCATCTTCATAATCAAGGATGTCTTCTGTTTCGATGGGTGTGAAGTTTTTAGGTAACTTCTTTTTTGTTTTGGGAAAGCTGACTTGTAAAATAGGATTGGCACCTATCTTTTCTTCGCGGAATAAAAATTTATAAAAAGTACGAAGAGAAGAAAGTTTACGGCTTTGGGTTCGTTTGTCTTGTTTTTTCGCCGATTTTAAGTCAGC
Encoded proteins:
- a CDS encoding TetR/AcrR family transcriptional regulator, with protein sequence MALSLKHKYPSDSLLRFPLKERKFAKTRTNLIFAFLSEFDSKDFDSIKIKDLCEIAEVSEPTFYNYFPEKGDLLLHYIQIWGLQVSVFAKEMKLSESGWGLLSALFRYTAKESKKNPRILLEIISFQAKNKRTLHQSRLTGAERVLIFPNTAGIEELNADGVEGIIQKALSIAAKNGELPESTDWKSFGMVLGSCFFGVPILAFQLNQNLEKLWLDSLSYLWRGAGGIIKD
- the xerA gene encoding site-specific tyrosine recombinase/integron integrase; the encoded protein is MTLPALEVQIPDHFPQAMADLFRSYRTYLKIEKNYSEHTLFAYLRDLKFFFEFCLKEEIDILSVDVLDVRAYFADLKSAKKQDKRTQSRKLSSLRTFYKFLFREEKIGANPILQVSFPKTKKKLPKNFTPIETEDILDYEDGEKAEVLGKRDKAIVEVLYSTGLRVFELVNAKLSDLNHELTSLKVMGKRRKERFVFIGEEAQTALRDYLEERGTSGPEEIFLNQRGGKLTTRGIRYILSERRTVMGMEKAITPHKFRHTFATDLLNAGADIRAVQELLGHASLSSTQVYLSVSRDRLKEVYRNAHPHAKK